The genomic window TAGTTATTATTTAAGCTTTCTTTATGTCCCTTGTGTTAACTATTTATTTAAGTTATATTCTTTCTAAACTTACAAAccatacacatgtatgtgtgtgtgtagtgtgtagtGTGTGCTTTCTTTGGAGTTATGCAGactgttttctttaaatatgtgatGATTTGCCTCATTGataaatttgcctttttgttGATAACCTTCACATCCTTGCACATTTTTGTATGTTCACATTTTCTGAGTGTTATATAGAGAAGCCTAGAAACACTATACATAATGTGGTGGGATGGGATGGGGTTGAGAAAgtgttttccccttttctctcctctctgacaCTATAATAATTGTGCTTTTGTTTCTCCAACCACAGCCGAACCTCTTGAAGCCATTCTTACAGATGATGAACCAGACCACGGCCCGTTGGGAGCTCCAGAAGGGGACCATGACCTCCTCACCTGTGGGCAGTGCCAGATGAACTTCCCATTGGGGGACATTCTTATTTTTATCGAGCACAAACGGAAACAATGCAATGGCAGCCTTTGCTTAGAAAAAGCTGTGGATAAGCCACCTTCCCCTTCACCAATCGAGATGAAAAAAGCATCCAATCCCGTGGAGGTTGGCATCCAGGTCACGCCAGAGGATGACGATTGTTTATCAACGTCATCTAGAGGAATTTGCCCCAAACAGGAACACATAGCAGGTAAATGAGAAGCAAGGAGAAAAGCtgtttgcatgttttcttttcattttcagagGTGCTGTAGCCAAGCAGTAAGGAGTGGTGAAGTGCTTTCTGTATTTCTCTCCATGTGGCTGTCCATGACAGCCTGTAATGTTAAAATAATCATTCCTATTGCTTATGTCcagaacacagaaaaacaaatattttccaccTCACTGAGTCAGATGTAGGCAGAATAGGTACACACACCTGACACCCTCTCTCTGGAGCTGTTgattctgaatttcttttcttctccttcctcgcCTTCTCATTTTAAAGTGTTGAACCTTACTATACCTAGTccagtttccaatgtccatttcCAGCACTGGTGACATGTCAGGAGCACTGTGGCCATATAGACATTTGTAGTTCAGCCAATGAGCTGCTTGACTCAGAATACCTGGTCAGGCCTCCCTGGGGGTACAGTTAGTTCTCAAGGCTTCCTCTGGTAGGGTGGGCTGGCAGGACAGTTTGGAGGAAGTGGAAAGAGTTAACTGAGCTTCAGGGCTAGCCTTGGATCCATATTGGCTGTCAGCCCGTATGGGGCTGTAATTAAACACAGCCCTGTGGTGGGATGACACCATGACCTTGACTTTAAGATGCCATTTTCCACTGGCCAGGCCAGAGTAGAGAGGGCAGTTGCTGAAGCGAACAGACATGCTTACTCGAAAAGTTTAAGGGCATGTTGGAAATTTCAAAAG from Eulemur rufifrons isolate Redbay chromosome 19, OSU_ERuf_1, whole genome shotgun sequence includes these protein-coding regions:
- the BCL11A gene encoding B-cell lymphoma/leukemia 11A isoform X16, whose product is MSRRKQGKPQHLSKREFSPEPLEAILTDDEPDHGPLGAPEGDHDLLTCGQCQMNFPLGDILIFIEHKRKQCNGSLCLEKAVDKPPSPSPIEMKKASNPVEVGIQVTPEDDDCLSTSSRGICPKQEHIAGKDEPSSYTCTTCKQPFTSAWFLLQHAQNTHGLRIYLESEHGSPLTPRVLHTPPFGVVPRELKMCGSFRMEAREPLSSEKI